In one Culex quinquefasciatus strain JHB chromosome 2, VPISU_Cqui_1.0_pri_paternal, whole genome shotgun sequence genomic region, the following are encoded:
- the LOC6045699 gene encoding uncharacterized protein LOC6045699, with amino-acid sequence MKKSPPPVPPKPKSVLLKPTKSFIAILSQAQLRDSGISVDAISPGKNEPSPKPDRSTTSSVKKLAEQFSHLNYVMGSGVEKPKVPPKPVQAKVVTQECELVDENLDLEDCDNIYDEVFISDDDEGYYAPIPAEAPQTALQCPPSPRNAVEEFLQNERKYVIRLGEYIEQLIPVMYQPNLPQSLRFQKNNIFANIEAIHAMHRDVLLPRLELCDGCPGRIADLVTELIENDDLYCYVLYAMNKHRSERICDANAEFFQTIFQDLSKFLVEPIQRLPRYKLLLIEIYKGTLRAADTSSIRREAAALCKAESALSDLIELVDAAVSLSDILPDPDVASGSSAGLQTLTYHEDVPLALVLRPDATKKSAPKNPINLLYQGNLKKFMELPVYDYDERRKYTSKIFIFEKLLLYTEKKSKLEYRGHYFDSELNYRTESRNKVLLFSKHPGTQDLQVMASDPARLKYLTDCVHIMREKHVYYQAVEFIAHKEHERRHSIASQLMLEELQQEEQVDEEDAEWDVEAHLTTLVSCQQQFCHVLQTNMDFYMPRETRDKPGVASFVEVFTKMHQLHINQILPDIAQASTPLEMCKVFQAYLQGDVLSSIYFEYLREFKRAISIISIHRTPATFNNLVAPKAEDFTYLCVDHLREYCRFFERFSVRMSDASSCNLPIDMDLFRQLAITQTEMAKFVANVKQNYRLFRLDDRAVECGMVKYGELVRLDRDEGEPLSCRLFVSERAAICVAIQTIQENEKSSERYMRIVFIDRFGGRATPIKLRKSKKTEFRLNFVIDGIKFKVIFNSRQAKERFYNKYIDSFVLIK; translated from the exons ATGAAGAAATCCCCACCGCCGGTGCCACCGAAGCCGAAAAGTGTACTGTTGAAACCTACGAAATCATTCATCGCAATTTTAAGCCAAGCTCAGCTGAGGGACAGTGGAATTTCGGTAGACGCGATTAGTCCCGGGAAAAATGAACCCTCCCCCAAACCGGATCGATCGACGACGAGCAGCGTGAAAAAGTTGGCGGAACAATTTTCACACCTGAATTACGTTATGGGAAGTGGAGTGGAAAAGCCAAAAGTGCCACCGAAGCCCGTGCAGGCTAAAGTTGTAACGCAAGAGTGTGAATTAGTGGACGAGAATCTAGATCTTGAAGATTGTGATAATATTTATGATGAAGTGTTTATAAG cgacgacgacgagggcTATTACGCACCAATTCCCGCTGAAGCACCACAAACAGCATTACAATGTCCTCCCAGTCCCCGAAATGCCGTCGAAGAATTCCTTCAAAACGAACGAAAGTACGTCATCCGATTGGGAGAATACATCGAACAACTCATCCCTGTGATGTACCAACCGAATCTACCTCAAAGTCTGCGTTTCCAGAAGAACAACATCTTCGCCAACATCGAGGCGATCCACGCGATGCACCGAGATGTGTTGCTTCCACGGTTGGAACTGTGCGACGGATGTCCGGGCCGGATTGCTGACCTGGTTACTGAACTCATCGAGAACGATGATTTGTACTGCTACGTTCTGTACGCCATGAACAAGCATCGCTCAGAGCGGATTTGCGATGCCAATGCGGAGTTCTTCCAG accATCTTTCAAGATTTGAGCAAGTTCCTGGTTGAACCAATCCAGCGATTGCCACGGTATAAGCTGCTTCTGATCGAAATCTACAAGGGAACACTACGAGCCGCGGACACCAGCTCAATCCGAAGAGAGGCCGCAGCTTTGTGCAAAGCTGAATCGGCGCTGTCGGACTTGATAGAGCTGGTTGATGCAGCGGTCAGCTTGAGTGACATTCTACCAGATCCAGATGTTGCGTCAGGATCATCTGCGGGACTCCAAACCCTGACCTACCACGAGGATGTTCCACTAGCCCTAGTCCTGCGTCCAGATGCAACCAAAAAGTCTGCTCCAAAGAATCCTATCAACCTCCTCTACCAGGGGAACCTCAAAAAGTTTATGGAACTCCCAGTCTACGACTACGACGAACGCCGCAAGTACACCTCGAAAATCTTCATCTTCGAAAAGTTGCtcctctacacggagaaaaagtcCAAACTGGAGTACCGCGGCCACTACTTTGACAGTGAGCTAAACTACCGGACGGAATCTCGCAACAAAGTGCTGCTGTTCAGCAAACATCCGGGTACGCAAGACCTGCAGGTGATGGCGAGCGATCCAGCCCGGCTCAAGTACCTGACCGATTGTGTGCACATTATGCGCGAAAAGCACGTCTACTATCAGGCGGTGGAGTTTATCGCCCACAAGGAGCACGAGCGGCGACACTCGATTGCGTCGCAGCTGATGCTCGAGGAGCTGCAGCAGGAAGAGCAGGTGGACGAAGAAGATGCGGAATG GGACGTCGAAGCCCACCTCACCACGCTCGTATCCTGTCAGCAACAGTTCTGCCACGTTCTGCAAACAAACATGGACTTTTACATGCCCCGGGAAACCCGCGACAAGCCGGGTGTGGCCAGTTTCGTCGAGGTGTTCACCAAAATGCACCAGCTTCACATCAACCAAATTCTGCCGGACATTGCCCAGGCCTCAACCCCCCTGGAAATGTGCAAAGTATTCCAGGCGTATCTGCAG GGTGACGTCCTCTCGTCCATCTACTTCGAATATCTGAGGGAGTTCAAGAGAGCAATCAGTATTATCAGCATTCATCGAACGCCAGCG ACCTTCAACAACCTGGTCGCACCGAAAGCCGAAGACTTTACCTACCTTTGCGTGGATCACCTGCGCGAGTATTGCCGGTTCTTCGAGCGGTTCAGCGTGCGGATGTCCGATGCCAGCAGCTGCAACCTCCCAATCGACATGGACCTGTTCCGGCAGCTTGCCATCACCCAAACGGAGATGGCCAAGTTTGTGGCGAACGTGAAGCAGAACTACCGACTGTTCCGGCTGGACGATCGCGCCGTGGAGTGCGGAATGGTCAAGTACGGCGAGCTGGTTAGGCTGGATCGTGACGAGGGCGAACCATTGAGCTGTAGACTGTTTGTGAGCGAGCGGGCGGCGATTTGTGTCGCGATTCAGACGATTCAGGAGAATGAGAAGAGTTCCGAGCGGTACATGAGGATCGTGTTCATCGATCGCTTTGGGGGTCGTGCGACCCCTATTAAACtaagaaaaagcaaaaagactGAATTCAGACTCAACTTTGTGATCGACGGTATCAAGTTTAAGGTTATCTTCAACAGCCGACAGGCTAAGGAACGGTTCTACAACAAGTACATCGACAGTTTTGTGCTTATCAAATAA
- the LOC119766081 gene encoding uncharacterized protein LOC119766081 yields MVYVDDRLEYEIVSNTVAGDNWFLAIDVKSTTLNGIYGGIYHSPSSSDAGFIDSFESWLRTVFQDCRTNLLVGDFNIRWNEPGYARELKNVTEALGMKQIVSEPTRVGPSSSTIIDLVFTNLEGVEARVTEELKITDHETICIHVGETTINLPEQKKSYVSWKRYTKERLQAAIRAKLRRADAGVTVGEAAQTFGSTLATAVAELTDLCSNDRKVSNAWYGEQLRNLKTERDDAYRTFKHTKRLDDWNLYKVLRNRYVRGLRSSKNLAVEEEIRSCHGNPKKLWRSLKSLIRPGGEPPMEIVFEGARSERETAERLNQFFVKSVETIHRNIPPAQVEPAVVPAEVRVNEDGSEDLLTELQPITLTKLKETVYSLKDSAGVDSVTKRVMTDSFDVVGEQLLAIVNRSLESGEFPQPWKRTLVIPIPKVPKSTRPEDHRPINILPLYEKVLETIVKEQLLAFVDRTKVLLEEQSGFRKHHSWMAPKYLTGTVVYGRDIHQHDTRGADNLRLQMCRKACTQNSLFYKGYSMYNQLPEAAKNTRNINEFKNLCKNFVRQRPME; encoded by the exons ATGGTGTATGTAGACGACCGCTTGGAGTATGAGATTGTCTCGAATACGGTGGCAGGAGATAACTGGTTCTTGGCGATCGACGTGAAAAGTACAACGCTCAATGGAATCTATGGAGGAATCTACCATTCTCCCAGCAGCAGTGACGCTGGTTTCATAGACAGCTTTGAGAGTTGGCTGAGGACGGTCTTCCAGGACTGCAGGACAAATCTACTCGTTGGCGACTTCAACATCCGATGGAACGAACCGGGATACGCACGTGAGCTGAAGAACGTTACCGAAGCCTTAGGGATGAAGCAGATAGTATCAGAACCGACGCGTGTGGGTCCCAGTAGCAGTACAATTATTGACCTTGTCTTTACAAACCTGGAGGGGGTGGAGGCGCGCGTCACTGAAGAGCTTAAGATAACTGATCACGAGACCATCTGTATTCACGTCGGAGAAACCACGATTAACCTACCGGAGCAGAAAAAGAGTTACGTTAGCTGGAAACGGTATACAAAGGAACGACTGCAAGCTGCGATACGAGCAAAACTGAGGAGAGCTGACGCTGGAGTGACCGTTGGAGAAGCTGCACAAACTTTTGGCTCAACACTGGCGACGGCGGTTGCGGAGCTGACCGATCTATGCAGCAATGACCGGAAAGTCTCAAACGCGTGGTATGGAGAGCAGCTGAGAAACCTGAAAACCGAGCGGGATGATGCCTACAGGACCTTCAAACATACAAAAAGGCTGGATGATTGGAACCTTTACAAAGTGCTTCGAAACCGCTACGTCCGAGGATTGAGATCATCAAAGAACCTGGCAGTAGAAGAGGAAATTCGAAGTTGTCACGGAAATCCCAAGAAGCTTTGGAGAAGCCTGAAATCGCTGATTCGGCCTGGTGGAGAACCTCCAATGGAAATTGTTTTCGAGGGAGCGCGAAGCGAAAGGGAAACGGCGGAACGCTTGAATCAGTTCTTCGTGAAAAGTGTAGAGACAATCCATAGAAACATCCCACCAGCCCAGGTGGAACCAGCAGTAGTACCAGCAGAAGTAAGGGTAAACGAAGATGGCAGCGAGGACTTATTAACGGAGCTTCAACCAATCACCTTGACGAAATTGAAAGAAACAGTCTACTCGTTAAAAGACAGCGCTGGTGTTGATAGCGTGACTAAACGGGTCATGACGGATTCATTTGACGTTGTTGGAGAGCAGCTGTTGGCGATTGTCAACAGATCCCTGGAAAGCGGAGAATTCCCACAACCTTGGAAGCGGACTTTGGTGATACCGATACCTAAGGTACCGAAATCGACGCGCCCGGAAGATCACAGACCAATCAACATCTTGCCACTCTATGAAAAGGTTTTGGAAACTATAGTAAAGGAGCAGCTCCTGGCGTTTGTGGATCGGACGAAAGTTTTACTCGAAGAGCAGTCTGGTTTCCGAAAGCATCACTCCT GGATGGCGCCCAAATACTTGACAGGTACGGTGGTATACGGGAGGGATATCCATCAGCACGACACCAGAGGAGCTGACAATCTCAGATTGCAGATGTGCAGGAAGGCGTGTACGCAGAATTCACTGTTCTACAAAGGATACAGCATGTACAACCAGCTACCGGAAGCAGCAAAGAACACAAGGAacatcaacgagttcaaaaacTTGTGTAAGAATTTCGTGCGTCAACGACCGATGGAGTAA